CGCAGGCCGAGATCAACGCGCTGATGGCGGAGCGCGCGCAGGCGGGCCGCCGGGTGGTGCGGCTCAAGGGCGGCGATCCGTTCGTCTTTGGCCGTGCGGCAGAGGAGATCGAGTACCTCGCCGCGCGCGGCGTCCCGTTCGAGGTGGTCCCCGGAGTGAGCGCAGCCACGGCCGTACCGGCGTATGCCGGGTTTCCGCTGACGGCGCGCGGTGTCGCTGCGACCGTGGCATTTGCAACAGGTCACCGCGCCGCCGAGGCGCCGCCGGTGGACTGGGCCGCGGTCGCGCGCGCGGATACCGCGGTGTTGTTCATGGCGCTGCGCACGCTGCGCGACTGTACGGCGGCACTGATCGCGGCCGGGCGTGCGCCCGACACGCCGGCGGCTGCGATCTACTGGGGCACGACCGCCTCGCAAAGGGTCATCGCATCCACTCTCGGCGCACTCGCCGACGAGGTGGCCGCTGCCGGCTGGCGGCCGCCGGTGCTCGTCGTGGTCGGCGACGTCGTCCGTTACCGCGACGCGATGTCCTGGTACGAGCGGCGGCCGCTGTTCGGCGCCCGCGTGCTGATCCCGCGCCGGCTCGAGCAGGCCGGTGCGTTTGCGTCGGCGCTCGCCGAACGTGGCGCGCAGCCGCTGTTCGCGCCGGTCACTCGGCTCGTCGCGCCGTCCGATCGAGGGCCGCTCGAAAAGGCGATCGATCGCCTCGATGCATACGAGTGGGTCGTCTTCACCAGTGCCAACGCGGTCGAACGCTGGTTCGACGAGCTCGCGTCTCACCATCGCGACGCACGCGCGCTGGGGCTCGCGCGGATCGCGTGTGTCGGCCCGGCGACGGCGCGTTCGCTCGCCGCCCGCGGCATTCGCGCCGATGTCGTGCCGGCGCACGGCGACGCCGCCGCCCTGGCGCGCGCGATCGTCGCGGTCGCCGGGGGCGAGCTGCGTTCGGCGCGCGTGCTCGTACCACGCGCCGAGCACGGTCGCGACGAGGCGGTGGTCGCACTGCGCGACGCCGGCGCCGAGGTCGACGTCGTGGCCGTCTACCGCACGCAGACCGCGGCGCCGGACGACCCGGCGATCCAGCTCGGCCTCCGGGAGCTGCGAGCCGGCCGCGTCGACGTGGCGGCGTTCTTCGCACCGTCGCAGGTGCGCGCGCTCGCGGACCTGCTCGGCGATGGAGCCGCCGACCGGATCGCTGCCTGCCGCGTGATCGCCGCGATCGGGCCGACGACCGCGCGCGCCGTCGAACGCCTCGGCGTGCGCGTCGACCTGGTGCCGTCGTCGCCGGACGCCGAGGTGTTGGCACGCGAGCTCGCGGAGACGTATAACCGGCGGTAATGCAATTTCCTGACTTCCGCGCGCGCCGCATGCGCCGCACCGAGGGCCTGCGGCGGCTGATCCGCGAGACCCATCTGTCGGTCGATTCGCTCGTCTACCCGCTGTTCGTCGTGCCCGGGACCGACGTCCGGCGGGAAATTCCGTCGATGCCGGGCCAGTACAACCTGTCGGTCGACCGAGCAGTCGACGCCGCCCGCGCAACCTACGATCTCGGCATCCCGGCGGTCATCCTATTCGGCGTGCCGGAAACGAAGGACGCCGTCGGCAGCGAGGCGTGGAAGGACAGCGGCGTCGTCCAGCGCGCGATCCGCGCCATCAAGAAGGCGGTGCCCGATCTGGTCGTCATTGCGGATGCGTGTTTCTGCGAGTACACCGACCACGGCCACTGCGGCGTGCTGGTCGACGGCGAACTCGACAACGACGCATCTCTCGACAACCTTGCCCGGACGGTCGTCTCGTACGCGCGAGCCGGTGTCGACGTGGTCGCCCCGTCGGGCATGCTCGACGGCTTCGTCACCGCGTGTCGCGAGGCGCTCGACGAGTACAACTTCGATCACGTCCCGATTCTCGCGTATTCGGCCAAGTATGCCTCGGCGTATTACGGACCGTTTCGCGATGCCGTCGACAGCGCGCCGCGCCACGGCGATCGCCGCGGGTACCAGATGGATCCGGCAAACGCCCGAGAGGCGCTGCGCGAAGTGACGGCCGACATCGCCGAGGGGGCCGACGTCGTGATGGTGAAACCCGCGCTCGCGTATCTCGATGTGATCGCGCGCGTGCGCGACGAGGTCGACCTTCCGGTGGCAGCCTACAACGTCAGCGGTGAGTACGCGATGGTCAAGGCTGCGGCCGAGCGCGGCTGGATCGACTACGACCGCGTAGTGATGGAGACGCTATTGGCGATGCGCCGCGCGGGAGCCGACATCATCATCACCTACCACGCGCATGACGCCGCACGGTTGTTGCAGAAATGATCGAGTACAAGTTCGTCGAGTTGTCCTCGGTAACGGACGAGCAGATCGAGGCGATCGTCAACGAGTGGGTGCGCAAAGGCTGGCGGCTCGACGCGATTCACTTTGCAATGCGCGAGGCGAGCCACCGCCCCGCGATGGCGTTCATCCGGTTCGTCCGCGACGTGCCAGACCCCGGTGGCAGTGCGCCGCCCGCCGCCGACTGACGGGGACTCAACATTCGCCGTGTGGAGCGTGTTGTTCGAACGCCTGTGCGACGAGATCGCGCAGGGTTAGCGGCGAAAACGGCTTCTCGACGTACAGGTGGATGCCAGCTTGCTGGACGACCGGATCGGCTTCACTGTACTCCGAAAAGCCCGTAATCAACACGCGGAGAGCGTTCGGTAGCTCGCGCCGCGCGTGTGCGAGCAGTTCGACGCCGGTCATGTTCGGCATGCGCTGATCGGTCACGATGACGTCGGGATGCCTCGCTCGGGCGAGTTCGAGCGCTGCGGCGCCGTCGCTCGCGTGCAGGACCTCGTATTCGCGCTTGAACAGGCGCGATAGCACGCGCAGCACGCGCGGCTCGTCATCCACGATCAGCATGGTCTTGCGACGGGTCATCGGGCCACCTCAGCAGGAGAGCGGAAAGTCGATCGGGCTCGATCGGCTTGTCGAGTTTCGGATTTGGCAACGCGGCGAGCGCTTCGCGCGCACTCGGGGTGAACGCGCCGCCGGTCATGAACACGATGCGCGCGGCGACATCGACATCGATCGCGCGTAGCGCTTCGTATACGTCGATGCCCGAGATCGACGGCATCATCACGTCGACCAGAATCAGGTCAAAGGTGCGGCGCGCTGCCAGCTCAATCGCGGCGTCACCGCGGTCGACGGCGATCACCTCGTGGCCTCGCAACATGCGGCACAGCGCCGAGCCGACGGCCGGCTCATCGTCGACGACGAGGATCCTGCGGCGCGGCTGGCCGGTCGCGCGACGTGCCCGCGGTGGCGTCGGCCGGGCGGCCGGCGCGCCGGTGGCCGCCGGCAGCACGATGCGCGCGATCGCGCCGCCTTCCGGTCGGTTGGTCAAGCTCAGG
This genomic window from Deltaproteobacteria bacterium contains:
- the cobA gene encoding uroporphyrinogen-III C-methyltransferase, which produces MVGMVYFVGAGPGDPGLLTQRGAAVLSRADVVLYDGLVNAVLLDLAPASAERVYVGKKHSELGPPRTQAEINALMAERAQAGRRVVRLKGGDPFVFGRAAEEIEYLAARGVPFEVVPGVSAATAVPAYAGFPLTARGVAATVAFATGHRAAEAPPVDWAAVARADTAVLFMALRTLRDCTAALIAAGRAPDTPAAAIYWGTTASQRVIASTLGALADEVAAAGWRPPVLVVVGDVVRYRDAMSWYERRPLFGARVLIPRRLEQAGAFASALAERGAQPLFAPVTRLVAPSDRGPLEKAIDRLDAYEWVVFTSANAVERWFDELASHHRDARALGLARIACVGPATARSLAARGIRADVVPAHGDAAALARAIVAVAGGELRSARVLVPRAEHGRDEAVVALRDAGAEVDVVAVYRTQTAAPDDPAIQLGLRELRAGRVDVAAFFAPSQVRALADLLGDGAADRIAACRVIAAIGPTTARAVERLGVRVDLVPSSPDAEVLARELAETYNRR
- a CDS encoding DUF4177 domain-containing protein; the encoded protein is MIEYKFVELSSVTDEQIEAIVNEWVRKGWRLDAIHFAMREASHRPAMAFIRFVRDVPDPGGSAPPAAD
- the hemB gene encoding porphobilinogen synthase codes for the protein MQFPDFRARRMRRTEGLRRLIRETHLSVDSLVYPLFVVPGTDVRREIPSMPGQYNLSVDRAVDAARATYDLGIPAVILFGVPETKDAVGSEAWKDSGVVQRAIRAIKKAVPDLVVIADACFCEYTDHGHCGVLVDGELDNDASLDNLARTVVSYARAGVDVVAPSGMLDGFVTACREALDEYNFDHVPILAYSAKYASAYYGPFRDAVDSAPRHGDRRGYQMDPANAREALREVTADIAEGADVVMVKPALAYLDVIARVRDEVDLPVAAYNVSGEYAMVKAAAERGWIDYDRVVMETLLAMRRAGADIIITYHAHDAARLLQK
- a CDS encoding response regulator; amino-acid sequence: MTRRKTMLIVDDEPRVLRVLSRLFKREYEVLHASDGAAALELARARHPDVIVTDQRMPNMTGVELLAHARRELPNALRVLITGFSEYSEADPVVQQAGIHLYVEKPFSPLTLRDLVAQAFEQHAPHGEC